GGTGTTCGGGCTGGTCGGTGTCGATTGCGCCTTCGGCGCAGGGATGTCGGGCGGCCCAGTGCTCGAGCGCCAGTCCGACGGCCAGTGGAAGGTGATCGGGCTGATCCAGTTGCGCCACGCACCGACCGAGCGCGTGCTGCCCGCCTACAGCCATCGCCACCGCAACCAGATGCTGCACGCCGCCACTTTCGTGCGGCAGGTGCAGCAACTCATCGGTCAGCGCGGCACTTCGGCACTGCCCAGGTCGGCACTGCCGACACTGGTGCCATCGAGCGCCTCGATCAGCGCGAACAAGCGGCGGTAGAAATCGGGATCGGTCACGGTTTCCTCGCCGACCTTCACCATCGCCTCCTTGTCCGCCGACCACGGCAGCGAGATCGAGCCGAGGCCGGCCACGCTGACGCCGGTGCTGGTCGAGGCGGCCTTCAGCGCAAAGCGCGTCTGCAGCGCGTTGGCGTAGACCACCGCGCCGACGTTGCTCGGCAGGCAGACCAGGGTGATGTCGAGGCTCACGCCCTGGTCCGGCTTGGGCTGGAACAGCTTCTGCCCCTTCACCCGCACCGCGTCGCTGCCGTCGATCTGGTAGCCCTGGCTCAGCAGCGCGCGCTTGCCCAGTTCGCAGGCACCGGCCGGCTCGCGCGTGCTCCAGGTCACGAAGGGCGACTCGCGCTGGAAGGATTCGGACTGATACACCGCCGGCGGTGCCGACGCGCAACCTGCACCCACCAAGGTGACGGCAGAAGCAAGAAACGGGACGAGACGACGGCGGACGCAGGACATGAAGCAGGTTTCCGGGCAGATCGGGAAAGTCGGAGCTGGGATGTTAGTGCATCCCAGCTCCGACTGCGCATCGCCTGCCGTCGCGTTAACAGGAACTTACATCCGCTCGCCGCGCAGCGCGCGCAGGTGCCAGTCGAACACCTCGCCCAGCAGATGTGGCGTGTGGCGGCCCGGCCCATGGGCCAGC
This genomic window from Thauera humireducens contains:
- a CDS encoding DUF2242 domain-containing protein gives rise to the protein MSCVRRRLVPFLASAVTLVGAGCASAPPAVYQSESFQRESPFVTWSTREPAGACELGKRALLSQGYQIDGSDAVRVKGQKLFQPKPDQGVSLDITLVCLPSNVGAVVYANALQTRFALKAASTSTGVSVAGLGSISLPWSADKEAMVKVGEETVTDPDFYRRLFALIEALDGTSVGSADLGSAEVPR